Below is a genomic region from Rouxiella chamberiensis.
TCAATGCCGCAGATCGCTCACTTTCCGATACAGCTGCGGCGCAGCTGCTGACCAGCTCTATTGCTGGGCGCTTTGCTTTTGTTCCGCCATTCATGCCGGGTAAACGTCTGGCTGTTACAACGCTTGAAAATTTTCATATCTACACGCAGAAAGGCTCACGCCGTTTCCGCGCTGAGTTTGTGGACGATTCAGCTGAGTATCAGCATGCCTATCTGCGCAATGAAGGCTATGCACTGGGCAATGGATTTTTGTATGCGGCGGCGGATGAAAACGCCATCACGCTGCTGTAGGGGCTAACAATGGAATATTCACCGGTGTCGACGGGGTGGGTGTGTGTGGCTACAGAAGGGGACACAATAGATGGGCGTAAAATAGCACCCTCCTGGATCACTGATTTGGCTGAAACGTACAATCCTAAGTTATATACCGCATTAATTTGGGAAGAACATAATCGTGATCTAGATAATTTAGGTGAAGTCTTGGAAGCGCGTAGTGAGACTTCCGCAGGGTTGAAGAAGCTGTATGTCAGAATTAGACCTACAGCAAAGCTAATGAGCTACAACGAACATGGGCAGAAGTTGTTTTGTTCGATAGAAGTTAAAGACGATTTTCCGGACGTTGGTCGTTTTTATCTCAGTGGATTGGCTGTGACTGATAGTCCAGCAAGTATTGGAACCGATCGACTAAAGTTTAGTGTTAATAAACGTTATTTTTCCCGTTTTGATGCCAAGACGCTTATTAGTAACCCTATAGCATTCTCTTTGAAAGATAGTATTACCATGGCCGGTAAAGGCTGGGTTTCTGCAATTTCAAACAATTGATTATATTTTATTTATCTTACCACCCGCTTGAATAATATCGGGTTAGATAACTATTTTTCGGAAATGACTAATGAATATATTTAAGCGGAAGAATTGGTTTGCAACTAATGCTGTAGAGTTTTCTTTTAACTTTGTAGGCAACAAAAATAGTTTGCCTACAAAGATCTTCTCACGCTATAGTTTTGTTGCTGCCGCAAAATCGGCAGTCGGGCGTAGGAACCCGAATAAGTTACAGGCGACATACGACGCGCCAAGCGTCTTTTTTTATGTCGTAGCCTCAGTGCACCTGTTTTTTGCGGGCTTGAT
It encodes:
- a CDS encoding GPO family capsid scaffolding protein gives rise to the protein MEYSPVSTGWVCVATEGDTIDGRKIAPSWITDLAETYNPKLYTALIWEEHNRDLDNLGEVLEARSETSAGLKKLYVRIRPTAKLMSYNEHGQKLFCSIEVKDDFPDVGRFYLSGLAVTDSPASIGTDRLKFSVNKRYFSRFDAKTLISNPIAFSLKDSITMAGKGWVSAISNN